GCCGGTGTGCCCGACCATGTCCGCGTTGGCAAAATTGCACACAATCAAATCGAACGTACCGGACTCAATCGCCTCGACGAGTCCGTCGGTCACCAACGGTGCGTTCATTTCAGGCTGCAGGTCGTAGGTGGCCACGTCCGGCGACGGCACCAGCACGCGTTCTTCGCCCTCGTAGGGTTGCTCAACGCCGCCATTAAAGAAAAACGTAACGTGAGCGTATTTTTCCGTTTCGGCAATGCGCAGTTGACGCAAACCCAAATCCGATACGTATTCCCCAAGCACGTTTGGCAAGCTGTCGGGTGGAAAGGCCACTTCGACATCAAAGTCTTTGTGGTACTCCGTCATGCAAGTAAACGAATGCAACGTTGGCACGTGTTGCCGATCAAATCCGTCAAAGTCCGAAGCCGTAAAGGCTTGTGTCATTTCGCGGGCACGGTCGGCTCGAAAGTTCAAGAACACCACCGCGTCACCGTCCGCGATGAGCGCCGGATCCCCAACGCGCGTGGGGCTGACAAATTCATCATTTTCATCGCGTTCATACGCCTCGGATAAGCCTTCCAACGCGGTTGGAGTAGCGTGCGGCGCGTCGCCTGTGGTGTACAGCGTGTAGGCTCGCTCGATGCGATCCCAACGATTGTCGCGGTCCATCGCGTAATAGCGACCCGCCAACGTGGCGATTCGGCCCACGCCCGCCTCTGCCATCAA
Above is a window of Pseudomonadota bacterium DNA encoding:
- the gpmI gene encoding 2,3-bisphosphoglycerate-independent phosphoglycerate mutase, which codes for LMAEAGVGRIATLAGRYYAMDRDNRWDRIERAYTLYTTGDAPHATPTALEGLSEAYERDENDEFVSPTRVGDPALIADGDAVVFLNFRADRAREMTQAFTASDFDGFDRQHVPTLHSFTCMTEYHKDFDVEVAFPPDSLPNVLGEYVSDLGLRQLRIAETEKYAHVTFFFNGGVEQPYEGEERVLVPSPDVATYDLQPEMNAPLVTDGLVEAIESGTFDLIVCNFANADMVGHTGKFDATVKAIEALDTCLGRVTDAIRRAGGELLMTADHGNAEKMEDEHTGQAHTAHTTFDVPLLYIGREAEIIEDGVLSDIAPTLLHMMGLDVPEQMTGRSLIRFK